A genomic window from Plasmodium malariae genome assembly, chromosome: 10 includes:
- the SMC6 gene encoding structural maintenance of chromosomes protein 6, putative, with protein sequence MYYSDSSNSTLLNNHNVYGKSEHVDYVEGENTKKKRKRNEANGMVRKNRNEANGVVRKNRNEANGVVRKNRDKENSIVRKNRDKENSIVRKNRDKENGVVTRRHHEIEGKNEVDLFMNSSTSNYEKTSVSSPSRDDHFEKKRCAKNDEIKVSSTNFKQLKGKNRKKNFNKTIKRSNNTEDGVMGKKHDEVNISNEEESSRSSFGNDKKERSAKGGATDEAVGTDEVDEMAEADGADGADGADGADGADGADGTDEVDEMAEAGGANEPGNGKDFTKGCANRKGAQNADQNYFDFSNLKDADVKSFYGSTGKIIKLRIRNFLNHENLELSFNSSKNIIIGKNGKGKSAIAQAVAVGLGSQGKQAGRDISLANYIKDYDKNKKNLVCNIEIFLSNSGKNSYKRDIYGDIVVIKRVFTSHSSKFFLYGLRQGRNSVSHSETVTTNMTSNFCTNTNTENMDKRISSNVSTHSRGVEDSSNGRNAVANNSSSEEYPMRQARKKAYIDNYLNVIKLNIRSPCVYLDQEKGKQFFSTINEKALHKFFMSSVGLNIVEDEIEKENEMLQNCLKEIKQKEILLCPLEEELKNMKEKNDMLRDEFDKLKYYDKGYKIAIFYDLLKNTILMFNEYLKAENFKNEKVINSIQNKMNTLVEQSEYLKEVVKLVIEKDTFAYNFIKKNQDKMIKYNEMVKELISIKDRYTKRKDEIVNYVSSFEKAKDNKKLLRDHLNKYKDEIKDIKQKIKIQTDKEIELQSEINKRENSIYEMEYQVSKCQNSVELINKQINVITAHLNKIQKIKNNQIKKKMYIYGYDIYTVRKDIIKNYNVYNESDRSSFLPSLDAQPNLANLAMDGIHGSSSYDCHFKYEPIGPVGEYIKLRGNIENEKILSIIEKHLGDLFYAWLVSCYEDKNILTNIEIENKNKFSIIVTNAFQHVRRDSLLQNIQSLLSKINGNSIYSFLNIDLLPTSLLFYLYDNFKIVQTLICNNSTELQELLRTNDKKIVKSIYVIDDFVLVKVLANGGLHYQPAKEEYYRNPIFLNRPFNENNLYDESNDSHLPTQNDAFVNVPAGDSVSIAQFTSINTAADTRAADSSPINNNEKNGTHKTNEEELKELEKEKEEMDEEILRTSKKILSYKNIIESLNESLKKCKFAQDELKYQLQNIDELMENHDSIFSEQLDLEIKEKNKDIYNINESVNSIDEYIRVLEGKKRNALDTCSLHKYLISHHSEYLKKKKEQLTQLIEEYYNLKEVLIKLEKDKKKNEEVATRSKKSFLLSLNKLHNVYFECLTSNFLLDDIFLESPFLILKGRNSTTTITNIAIRRTHFGEDASNVDKVGECNCSDNNSPLEGRSGNELTESGCSVKVTFTTESLNKSLCGNEIIQAEVPLSSLSSFNKLFLLSGNDENIMKSKENASLNKSPNLYSNNKNMGMEIKDIKKLEMYIENIMNNNGRVDNKSSCDNIISSNKILFDEDKIEISSYEKYSDILWKKRCEKKKEIIEILKVNGFKEIDNTDNSLKNYFDSLIEQYTNDEKGYIAQMKQINELKNNYDMHLSNIKLRRSKFSTILKKTKEQITVHFKNILKSMNNYKGKIEFDDLNRHVKVLVSINQDISNNIFMEINSLSGGERSTIQMALLASLSLTETSSFHIFDELDVYMDELTRVKNMQQFCEFIERNNDKQYFFITPHIEITELFLGDAKEKKAKILNLS encoded by the exons atgtattattctGACTCAAGTAACTCgacattattaaataatcatAACGTGTACGGAAAAAGTGAGCATGTGGATTATGTTGAAGGTGagaacacaaaaaaaaagcgaaaaAGGAATGAAGCGAATGGTATGGTTAGAAAGAACCGAAATGAAGCGAATGGTGTGGTTAGAAAGAACCGAAATGAAGCGAATGGTGTGGTTAGAAAGAACCGAGATAAAGAAAATAGTATAGTTAGAAAGAACCGAGATAAAGAAAATAGTATAGTTAGAAAGAACCGAGATAAAGAGAATGGAGTCGTCACAAGGAGGCACCATGAAATAGAAGGTAAAAATGAAGTAGATTTATTCATGAATAGCAGTACAAGTAACTATGAAAAAACGAGTGTTTCCTCCCCATCTCGTGATGaccattttgaaaaaaaaaggtgcgCAAAGAATGACGAAATAAAAGTTAGTAGTACAAATTTTAAGCAgttaaaagggaaaaatagaaaaaagaattttaacaAAACGATAAAGCGGAGTAATAACACGGAGGATGGTGTTATGGGGAAGAAACACGATGAAGTAAATATATCCAATGAGGAAGAAAGCAGCAGAAGTTCGTTTGGTAATGATAAAAAGGAGAGGAGTGCAAAGGGGGGTGCAACGGATGAAGCGGTTGGAACAGATGAAGTAGATGAAATGGCGGAAGCAGATGGAGCAGATGGAGCAGATGGAGCAGATGGAGCAGATGGAGCAGATGGAGCAGATGGAACAGATGAAGTGGATGAAATGGCGGAAGCAGGTGGAGCGAATGAACCGGGAAATGGAAAGGACTTCACGAAAGGCTGTGCAAATCGGAAAGGGGCACAGAACGCTGATCAAAACTATTTCGACTTTAGTAACTTGAAAGACGCGGACGTTAAAAGCTTTTACGGAAGCACgggaaaaattataaagctTAGAATTCGTAATTTTTTGAATCATGAAAATTTAGAGTTATCTTTTAATTCGAgtaagaatataataattggGAAAAATGGGAAAGGAAAAAGTGCAATAGCCCAAGCAGTAGCAGTAGGATTAGGAAGTCAAGGGAAGCAAGCTGGTAGAGATATCAGCTTagcaaattatataaaagattatgataaaaataaaaagaatctTGTATgtaatatagaaatatttttatcaaattcGGGAAAAAATTCCTATAAAAGGGATATTTATGGTGATATAGTAGTAATCAAGAGGGTCTTTACCTCCCACTCAAgcaagttttttttatatggaCTACGGCAAGGTAGAAATAGTGTGTCCCACTCGGAGACAGTAACTACAAATATGACTTCTAATTTTTGTACCAATACAAATACGGAAAACATGGACAAACGGATCAGTAGCAATGTTAGTACTCACAGTAGGGGAGTCGAAGATAGTAGTAACGGTAGAAATGCCGTTGCTAATAACAGTAGCAGTGAAGAATATCCAATGAGACAGGCACGGAAAAAGGCGTATATAGACAACTACCTAAATGTTATCAAGCTGAACATAAGAAGCCCATGTGTGTATTTGGACCAAGAAAAGGGAAAGCAATTTTTCAGTACAATCAATGAGAAAgcattacataaattttttatgagtTCAGTAGGATTAAATATTGTTGAAGacgaaatagaaaaagagaaTGAAATGCTACAGAATTGtttaaaggaaataaaacaaaaggaaatattattatgtccATTGGAAGAGgaactaaaaaatatgaaagaaaaaaatgatatgttAAGAGACGAATTTGATAAATTGAAATATTATGACAAAGGTTACAAAATAGcaatattttatgatttattaaaaaatactattCTAATGTTTAATGAATATCTAAAAgcagaaaattttaaaaatgaaaaagtcaTTAATagtatacaaaataaaatgaacacACTAGTAGAACAGAGTGAATACCTTAAGGAGGTAGTAAAGCTTGTTATTGAAAAGGACACGTttgcatataattttataaaaaaaaatcaagataaaatgataaaatataacgaAATGGTTAAAGAATTAATTAGTATAAAGGACAGATATACAAAACGGAAAGACGAAATTGTAAATTATGTGAGCTCTTTTGAAAAAGCAAAAGATAACAAGAAATTGTTGAGAGACCATTTGAATAAGTATAAAgatgaaataaaagatataaaacaaaaaataaaaatacaaacagATAAAGAAATAGAGTTACAAAgcgaaataaataaaagagaaaattccATTTATGAAATGGAATATCAAGTAAGCAAATGTCAAAACAGTGTAGAGCTTATCAACAAACAGATTAATGTTATTACTGCTCATCTGAacaaaattcaaaaaataaaaaacaatcaaattaaaaaaaaaatgtatatatatggatacgATATTTATACAGTAAGAAaagatattattaaaaattataacgtCTATAATGAGTCCGACAGGAGCTCCTTTCTCCCCTCTCTGGATGCCCAACCAAATTTGGCAAATTTGGCAATGGATGGTATTCATGGGAGCAGTAGTTATGACTgtcattttaaatatgaacCCATAGGACCAGTAggtgaatatattaaattaaggggaaatattgaaaatgaaaaaatactttCAATTATTGAAAAACATCTGGGGGATCTTTTCTATGCATGGTTAGTCAGTTGCTACGAAGATAAGAATATATTGACAAATATAGAAatagaaaacaaaaacaaatttagCATCATAGTTACTAATGCATTTCAACATGTTAGAAGAGACTCGTTATTACAGAATATTCAATCTTTACTTAGTAAAATTAATGGAAATAgtatttattcctttttaaatattgatTTATTACCTACCTCATTATTGTTCTATTTATATGATAACTTTAAAATAGTTCAAACcttaatatgtaataattctACAGAATTACAAGAGTTACTACGTACGAATGATaagaaaattgtaaaatcaatatatgtaattgATGACTTTGTTTTAGTAAAGGTTCTTGCCAATGGAGGGTTACACTATCAGCCAGCAAAAGAAGAGTATTACAGGAAccctatttttttaaatcgtccatttaatgaaaataatttgtacGATGAATCAAATGATAGTCACCTGCCCACACAGAACGACGCATTCGTTAATGTGCCAGCTGGTGATTCAGTGTCTATCGCACAATTCACATCTATTAATACTGCCGCTGATACTAGAGCGGCTGATAGCAGTccaattaataataatgaaaaaaatggaacaCATAAGACGAATGAAGAGGAGCTGAAAGAgctagaaaaagaaaaagaagaaatggaCGAGGAAATATTAAGGACGtccaaaaaaattttgtcatataaaaatataatagagAGTTTAAATGAATCATTAAAGAAGTGCAAATTCGCCCAGGACGAACTAAAATATCAGTTACAAAATATTGACGAGTTAATGGAAAATCATGATAGTATATTTTCGGAACAATTAGATTTagaaattaaagaaaaaaataaagatatatataacattaatgAGAGTGTCAACAGTATTGATGAATACATACGTGTACTTGAGGGAAAGAAAAGAAACGCTTTAGATACATGCTCACTAcacaaatatttaatatcacACCATAGcgaatatttgaaaaaaaagaaagaacaaCTCACACAATTAATAGAAGAATATTACAATTTAAAGGAAGTCCTAATTAAGTtagaaaaagataagaagaaaaatgagGAAGTTGCCACGAGAAGTAAAAAGAGTTTTCTCTTATCTTTGAACAAACTGCATAACGTATATTTTGAGTGCCTAACGAGCAATTTTTTGCTcgatgatatatttttagaaagtccttttttaattctaaaagGGAGAAACTCAACTACTACTATAACGAATATTGCGATAAGGAGGACTCACTTTGGAGAGGATGCTAGTAATGTGGATAAAGTGGGTGAGTGTAATTGTAGTGATAATAACAGTCCTCTTGAGGGAAGGAGTGGAAATGAATTAACTGAAAGTGGTTGCTCCGTGAAGGTTACATTCACTACAGAAAGTCTGAACAAGAGTTTATGCGGAAACGAAATAATCCAAGCAGAGGTCCCCTTGTCATCATTAAGTTCGTTCAACAAACTTTTTTTACTGTCAggaaatgatgaaaatataatgaaaagtaaagaaaatgctagtttaaataaaagccccaatttatatagtaataataaaaatatgggaATGGAAATAAAAGATATCAAAAAGTTAGAAAtgtatattgaaaatattatgaacaataATGGGAGGGTAGACAATAAATCGTCTtgtgataatattatttcaagTAATAAAATCCTTTTTGATGAGGATAAAATTGAGATATCATCGTATGAGAAATATTCAGATatattatggaaaaaaagatgtgaaaaaaaaaaagaaataatagaaatactTAAAGTAAATGGTTTCAAAGAAATTGACAATACAGATAATtcattgaaaaattattttgatagTCTAATAGAACAATACacaaatgatgaaaaagGTTATATTGCAcaaatgaaacaaataaatgaattaaaaaataattatgatatgcatttatcaaatataaaaCTTCGAAGATCCAAATTTTCaacaattttgaaaaaaaccAAAGAACAAATCACagtacattttaaaaatattttaaaaagtatgaaCAATTATAAAGGGAAGATTGAATTTGATGATCTTAATAGACATGTAAAAGTCCTTGTTTCAATTAATCAAgatatttctaataatatttttatggaaATAAATTCCTTATCTGGGGGTGAAAGGTCAACAATACAAATGGCACTCTTAGCCTCCTTATCCCTTACAGAAACGTCatcttttcatattttcgATGAACTCGACGTGTACATGGATGAACTCACCCGCGTTAAAAA CATGCAGCAATTTTGTGAATTCATCGAAAGGAATAATGATAAACAATACTTTTTCATAACACCGCATATTGAGATAACGGAGCTCTTTTTGG GGGATgctaaggaaaaaaaagccaaaatattaaatttgtcatga
- the PmUG01_10019200 gene encoding conserved Plasmodium protein, unknown function — protein sequence MTLINFKERIQILLKLKESLIPQIDGKFTKDWEIEALNYQNTSENIMIELKNVNFIQGLVNAISSQLSYLRINLQNYENMSEQEKDKFKRLYVLGALGLIAKLKLILFFFTYINSVDHNKNIKNVPIINENTYNNLEQYNSENSYEDKMNLQNNISENCINNEDTKINSLFSSLEEYYSLFHNCSDDYKENVFNVMTHNNLVNYNTQMNNDKNLSEKDYSDQNVNMYDSSSNVDSDSIGNNNINLGNINHGNINHGNINHGNINHGNINHGNINHGNINHGNINHGNINHGNISRGNNSHNINNSSMNHSNLKHNNINHNIINHNSITHNSINHNSFNHNNINHNSVNHNNINHNNINHNNINHNNINHNNINLNSINHSSINHSSINHSSINHSSINHSNMNGNINNGNINNGNTNNGNNNNDNINNGNNNIGNNNIGKNYNSHFMNSSADQAPNMMNNFSAEKNENLQNTPVGASKKRSLQLPRSQNKTTNFLTNSQTLNGMKSNQNDHNHIPYYNEQLNNETQIFLQQNQGQYSKYLNNIRQNINSNNNENSALPNGNANLNSYYEYNNDNDQDRNILQAYNNKIYGISDNVYKNSYYL from the coding sequence atgactttaataaattttaaagaaagaATTCAAATTTTGTTAAAGTTAAAAGAATCATTAATACCACAAATTGACGGGAAATTTACAAAAGACTGGGAAATAGAGGCACTAAATTATCAAAACACAagtgaaaatataatgattgaattaaaaaatgtaaattttatacaaGGGTTAGTTAATGCTATTTCATCCCAATTATCTTATTTGCGAATAAATTTGCAAAATTACGAAAATATGTCAGAACaggaaaaagataaatttaaaaggTTGTATGTTTTGGGAGCCCTTGGCTTAATTGCTAAATTAAAacttatcttatttttttttacatatattaattcagtagatcataataaaaatattaaaaatgttccaataattaatgaaaatacatataataatttagaacAATATAATAGTGAAAATTCTTATGaagataaaatgaatttacaaaacaatatttccgaaaattgtataaataatgaggatactaaaataaattctttatttagCAGTTTGGAAGAATATTATTCTCTATTCCATAATTGTTCAGAtgattataaagaaaatgtttttaatgtaatgactcataataatttagttaattataatacgcaaatgaataatgataaaaatttaagtgAGAAGGATTACAGCGATCAAAATGTAAACATGTACGATAGTAGTAGCAACGTGGACAGTGACAGTATTGGTAATAACAACATCAATCTTGGAAACATCAATCATGGAAATATTAACCATGGTAATATTAACCATGGAAATATTAACCATGGAAATATTAACCATGGAAATATTAACCATGGAAATATTAACCATGGAAATATTAACCATGGAAATATTAACCATGGTAATATTAGCCGTGGAAATAATAGCCATAACATTAACAATAGCAGCATGAACCATagtaatttaaaacataacAATATAAATCATAACATTATTAACCATAATAGTATTACTCATAACAGTATTAACCATAACAGTTTTAaccataataatattaaccaTAACAGTGTTAaccataataatattaaccataataatattaaccataataatattaaccataataatattaaccataataatattaacctTAATAGTATTAACCATAGCAGTATTAACCATAGCAGTATTAACCATAGCAGTATTAACCATAGCAGTATTAACCACAGTAACATGAATggcaatattaataatggcaatattaataatggtaatactaataatggtaataataataatgacaatattaataatggcaataataatattggcaataataatattggcAAGAATTACAATTCGCATTTTATGAACAGTTCAGCAGATCAAGCCCCAAATATGATGAACAATTTTTCGGcggaaaaaaatgaaaatttacaaaatacaCCCGTAGGAGCATCAAAAAAAAGATCATTACAATTACCTCGAAGTCAAAACAAAACAACGAATTTCTTAACAAATTCACAAACATTAAATGGAATGAAAAGTAATCAAAACGACCATAACCATATACCTTATTATAATGAGCAgttaaataatgaaacacaaatatttttacaacaaAATCAAGGTCAATATTCTaagtatttaaataatatacgtCAAAATATTAACTCGAATAACAATGAAAATTCTGCACTACCTAATGGTAATGCAAATTTAAATTCTTATTACGAATATAACAATGACAACGATCAGGACAGAAATATTTTGCAAGcatacaataataaaatttatggcATAAGTGATAATGtgtataaaaatagttattatttgtaa